One Mesoplodon densirostris isolate mMesDen1 chromosome X, mMesDen1 primary haplotype, whole genome shotgun sequence genomic region harbors:
- the LOC132482296 gene encoding zinc finger protein 620-like produces the protein MAAMLLMARRKVPVSFEDVSLYFTKTEWKLLDLRQRMLYKRVMLENYRHLVSLGFSSICSLHQATESPGRRGPGLGEIGKELGQAPPLHPCLRGCRRSFCSVSSFRLYRFHLSHLTPQKETSFFPLVVFDPYQADLGFPGEVVDSSVESGIRNRDICCV, from the exons ATGGCAGCCATGCTCCTGATGGCCAGACGCAAG GTGCCGGTATCTTTTGAGGACGTGTCTCTGTACTTCACCAAGACAGAATGGAAGCTTCTGGATCTCAGACAAAGGATGCTCTACAAGCGAGTGATGCTGGAGAACTACCGCCACTTGGTGTCACTGG GGTTTTCAAGCATCTGTTCCTTGCATCAAGCCACAGAGAGCCCAGGACGTAGAGGCCCAGGACTTGGAGAAATCGGGAAAGAGCTGGGGCAGGCTCCCCCACTGCACCCCTGCCTTCGGGGTTGCAGGAGAtccttttgttctgtttcttcttttagaCTCTACAGATTCCACCTCAGTCATCTAACCCCACAGAAGGAGACTAGCTTCTTCCCCTTGGTTGTTTTTGACCCTTATCAGGCAGATCTGGGGTTCCCCGGGGAAGTTGTGGATTCCTCAGTGGAGTCTGGCATAAGGAACAGAGACATCTGCTGTGTTTGA